Proteins encoded together in one Entomobacter blattae window:
- a CDS encoding single-stranded DNA-binding protein encodes MSLNCVQIIGRMGKEPVIRQASNGKRFATFSLATGSKYEKDGKEHDTTQWHEVVVWNEFFVNQTEERGKKGVLVSLEGELSYSDYTDEKGVSHKTVSIAVRRFPHSISFLQATGKKSENDSSENPW; translated from the coding sequence ATGAGTTTAAATTGTGTTCAGATTATTGGCCGTATGGGTAAGGAGCCTGTTATTCGTCAGGCTTCAAACGGGAAGAGATTTGCAACATTTTCTTTAGCAACCGGCAGTAAATACGAAAAAGACGGGAAAGAACATGACACTACCCAATGGCACGAAGTTGTCGTCTGGAATGAGTTTTTCGTAAACCAGACTGAAGAGAGGGGAAAGAAAGGGGTTCTGGTTTCTCTTGAAGGGGAGCTTTCCTATTCGGATTACACAGATGAGAAGGGTGTTTCTCATAAAACCGTATCAATTGCTGTCAGACGTTTTCCGCACAGTATTTCTTTTCTTCAGGCTACTGGAAAGAAAAGCGAGAACGATAGCTCAGAAAATCCATGGTAA
- a CDS encoding DUF6876 family protein has product MDEKKARHAGTGFQPLSVTEGLKMTLQEFITLDAELKQFSTMGPRSRYLFDMTISEGVKYFADETGCFWLLDEVTLNQHRNGIYSKSYQLWNLTISPLDRTKASLCCFNRNNQLLFRKVIERELFPLETMELIVLSNTIMLPTEYH; this is encoded by the coding sequence ATGGATGAGAAGAAAGCCCGTCATGCGGGGACGGGCTTTCAGCCACTATCAGTTACGGAAGGACTGAAAATGACACTACAGGAATTTATCACACTGGACGCAGAGTTAAAACAGTTTTCCACTATGGGCCCGAGAAGCCGTTATCTGTTTGATATGACTATTTCAGAAGGAGTGAAGTATTTTGCTGATGAAACGGGCTGTTTCTGGCTGCTGGATGAAGTCACTCTCAATCAGCACAGGAATGGCATTTACAGCAAGTCCTATCAGCTCTGGAACCTGACCATAAGCCCACTAGACAGGACAAAAGCCTCATTATGCTGTTTTAACCGCAATAACCAGCTTCTTTTCAGGAAAGTCATAGAGCGGGAACTGTTCCCTTTAGAGACTATGGAACTCATTGTGCTGTCTAACACTATTATGCTGCCCACTGAATATCACTAG
- a CDS encoding YadA-like family protein, with amino-acid sequence MGAAFLGFLALGSGAHAENSISTAQPNISVTGDNNTTTFDGTEASPDYSPYDKPENKAHVGDHGTINGNDNILHNAYAPNVTGNGNTIDGGIATINGTKNTVTNSTVTINGSFNSATNTALSTVAGYSNSVESFGNNVSGSANTIDNKSENAGVAGNGNVVSSANNSFVAGNANTLSGDNASTLGYNNKVNGENATALGANNTATGTNSVAIGGASASNGGVALGSGSTATRADQVDVGNRQITSVKDGVDTNDAVNVGQMKSSASDTLKNANDYTDSGLAKEAAAREAGDQQTLNTANTNAQNYANTAEKNANQYTDDGLAKEAATREAGDQQTLNTANTNAQNYANTAEKNANQYTDDGLAKEATARQQGDKDTLASANQYSDTGDAKTLNTANTNAQGYADQAQQNAQHYSDVNLGKETADRIIGDQKTLDTANKYTDVNLGKEAEARISGDQKTLQEANSNAQNYANTAESNSNTYTNVSVAKEAAARIAGDEQTLKTANTYTDVSVGNEAKERADGDAKTLSSANRYTDNRFSDLSNRMDSYSQADRAYTDQQVRSASRRLNAGIAGAMAMAGLPFNPLYDSSFAMGFGSYRGQFAGAAGLQTHLADNVIIRASASVDSHGGAGVGAGFSVGF; translated from the coding sequence ATGGGAGCCGCCTTTCTCGGCTTCCTTGCATTGGGCAGCGGTGCTCATGCAGAAAATTCCATCTCGACGGCCCAACCCAATATCTCTGTAACAGGGGATAACAACACAACCACTTTTGATGGAACAGAGGCCAGCCCCGACTATTCACCGTATGATAAACCAGAAAACAAAGCCCATGTGGGTGACCATGGAACCATCAACGGGAACGACAACATCCTGCACAATGCCTATGCCCCCAATGTTACGGGCAATGGCAATACGATTGACGGTGGCATTGCTACAATTAACGGGACTAAAAATACTGTTACCAATTCGACTGTGACCATTAATGGCAGTTTTAACAGTGCCACCAACACTGCCCTCTCCACTGTAGCAGGCTATTCCAACTCGGTGGAGAGTTTCGGAAACAACGTTTCAGGATCAGCCAATACCATTGACAATAAATCAGAGAATGCTGGTGTGGCAGGCAATGGGAACGTAGTCAGTTCTGCCAACAACTCGTTCGTAGCCGGTAATGCCAATACCCTTAGTGGAGATAATGCCTCGACACTGGGTTATAATAATAAGGTCAATGGAGAAAATGCGACAGCTCTTGGGGCCAACAACACCGCTACAGGAACTAACAGCGTAGCCATTGGTGGGGCAAGTGCCTCTAATGGTGGGGTAGCTCTCGGTTCTGGTTCTACAGCAACACGTGCTGATCAGGTTGATGTGGGAAACAGACAGATCACTTCAGTAAAAGACGGTGTGGACACTAACGATGCCGTCAATGTTGGACAAATGAAATCCAGTGCTTCTGATACTCTGAAAAACGCTAATGACTATACAGATAGCGGATTGGCCAAAGAAGCTGCGGCCCGTGAAGCTGGAGACCAGCAAACCCTGAACACAGCAAACACCAATGCTCAAAATTATGCTAACACAGCAGAAAAAAACGCCAATCAGTATACAGATGATGGACTGGCTAAAGAGGCTGCGACCCGTGAAGCTGGAGACCAGCAGACCCTGAACACAGCAAACACCAATGCTCAAAATTATGCTAACACGGCAGAAAAGAACGCCAATCAGTATACAGATGACGGACTGGCCAAAGAGGCCACTGCACGTCAACAGGGTGACAAGGACACTCTCGCTTCCGCTAACCAGTATAGTGATACTGGCGATGCAAAAACCCTGAATACTGCCAATACCAATGCCCAGGGTTATGCTGATCAGGCACAGCAAAATGCCCAGCATTATTCAGATGTCAATCTGGGTAAAGAGACAGCCGACCGGATCATTGGCGATCAAAAAACACTTGATACAGCCAATAAATATACAGATGTCAATCTTGGAAAGGAGGCAGAAGCCAGAATCTCTGGAGACCAGAAAACTCTTCAGGAAGCCAATAGTAATGCCCAGAACTATGCCAATACGGCAGAAAGCAATTCTAATACCTATACTAACGTCTCTGTAGCCAAAGAGGCCGCCGCACGAATTGCAGGAGACGAACAGACTTTAAAAACCGCCAATACCTACACTGACGTTTCTGTGGGTAATGAAGCAAAAGAGAGGGCCGATGGTGATGCAAAAACCCTCTCTTCTGCGAACCGCTATACAGATAACAGGTTCAGTGACCTTTCTAACCGCATGGATAGCTATTCGCAAGCAGACCGTGCCTATACAGACCAACAGGTTCGTTCTGCTTCCCGCAGGCTTAATGCTGGTATTGCCGGTGCCATGGCCATGGCGGGCTTGCCATTCAATCCACTGTATGACTCTTCATTCGCTATGGGATTTGGCTCTTATCGTGGACAATTCGCCGGAGCTGCCGGCCTGCAAACCCATCTGGCCGATAACGTCATCATCCGCGCCTCGGCTTCCGTTGACAGCCACGGCGGTGCAGGAGTAGGAGCAGGCTTCTCTGTAGGGTTCTAA
- the stbB gene encoding StbB family protein → MKIAILNYNGNAGKTTIATYLLKPRMPDNTPYFSIESINQGASDLGVNAAEQLKGNQFGQVFENLMIEDNAIVDVGASNIESFLAKWTEYEDASELFDLFIVPVTPNQKSVIETINIVDVLSRMRIPARKILIVPNMIEEDPLEEIPQIYAYVKKEKKAWLDEDCMLYRSDIFTFLAGEKLSFEQLLAEEDLKERARQATNLEERKSLARLYRWQSMAKAFNRKLDAAYSVLEERL, encoded by the coding sequence ATGAAAATTGCTATCTTGAACTATAATGGCAATGCTGGAAAAACCACCATTGCAACATATCTACTAAAACCTCGCATGCCCGATAACACCCCTTATTTCTCTATTGAGAGTATCAATCAGGGTGCGAGCGATCTTGGTGTGAACGCCGCCGAACAACTCAAGGGAAACCAATTCGGACAGGTTTTCGAAAACCTGATGATCGAAGACAACGCCATTGTTGATGTCGGAGCCTCCAACATTGAGTCCTTCCTTGCCAAATGGACAGAGTACGAAGATGCATCAGAGCTTTTTGACCTCTTCATTGTGCCCGTAACTCCAAACCAAAAATCCGTTATAGAAACTATCAACATTGTTGATGTTCTATCTCGCATGAGGATACCTGCCAGAAAAATCCTGATCGTCCCCAATATGATTGAAGAGGATCCATTAGAGGAAATCCCTCAAATATATGCTTACGTAAAAAAAGAAAAAAAAGCATGGCTTGATGAAGACTGTATGCTCTACCGGAGTGACATATTCACTTTCCTTGCTGGTGAAAAACTTTCTTTTGAACAGCTTCTTGCAGAAGAAGACCTTAAAGAACGCGCTCGACAGGCTACCAACCTAGAAGAGAGAAAATCCCTGGCACGCCTTTACCGGTGGCAAAGTATGGCTAAAGCGTTCAACAGAAAACTTGATGCCGCCTATTCCGTTCTGGAGGAAAGATTATGA
- a CDS encoding type IV secretion system DNA-binding domain-containing protein — MEKEDKGKLILAMLVLFPLLGWLIGARAIYHMDKTNALAVIMATPDLKALWLTSGLGLFLAIGLSVCVIRMKKPFRGARFDRYFRGTQVVSAKTLATKTGERGKAQVTIADVPVPIEAETTHFSIGGATGTGKSTIFKEMMVGCIRRGDRMVILDPDGEFVKTFYRPETDHILNPYDSRTEGWSFFNEVRDDYDFKRLAHSIVQQSSSSDAEEWNGYGRMLFAAVARKVREENLSRRSMRDVYKWTNEAEAEELMEFVQGTDAAGIFTGADRASASVRFVLSDKLSPHLTMKQGEFSLRDWLANPRGGNLYITWSESMRSSLKPLISCWTDIIFSSVLAEESDLKRRIWVFLDELESLSKLSTLGDALTKGRKKGLCIVTGYQSYTQIEEVYGEKAAETMLANHRTSVVLAGGRMGQKTVEKMAHSIGQHEIMRKKKGKSARAGFGSGVSASENEDIRTELVVLPSEIMALPNLHGYLAFPGSFPVGKFKLTPITYIRKQPVPGILKKKEEAIV, encoded by the coding sequence ATGGAGAAGGAAGATAAAGGTAAGCTTATCCTTGCCATGCTGGTGTTATTCCCATTGCTCGGCTGGCTGATTGGGGCAAGGGCGATTTATCATATGGACAAAACGAATGCTCTTGCCGTGATTATGGCAACGCCAGATCTGAAAGCGTTGTGGTTGACATCAGGGTTGGGGCTGTTTCTTGCTATTGGGTTGTCTGTTTGTGTTATCCGTATGAAGAAGCCTTTCAGAGGGGCCAGATTTGATCGCTATTTCCGTGGCACACAGGTGGTGAGTGCAAAAACACTGGCCACAAAAACAGGAGAACGGGGAAAAGCGCAGGTGACCATTGCCGATGTGCCGGTGCCGATAGAAGCGGAAACGACCCATTTTTCGATAGGAGGGGCAACAGGCACGGGCAAGTCTACCATATTCAAAGAGATGATGGTTGGCTGTATCAGGCGGGGTGACAGGATGGTCATTCTCGATCCGGATGGAGAGTTTGTTAAAACCTTCTATCGTCCAGAAACAGATCATATCCTCAATCCCTATGACAGTCGAACGGAAGGCTGGTCATTTTTCAATGAAGTGCGGGATGACTACGACTTTAAAAGACTGGCCCATTCTATTGTTCAGCAATCATCCAGTAGTGATGCGGAAGAGTGGAATGGCTATGGCCGTATGCTCTTTGCAGCCGTAGCCCGTAAAGTCAGGGAAGAGAACCTGTCCAGACGCAGTATGCGGGATGTCTATAAATGGACAAACGAAGCAGAGGCAGAGGAGCTCATGGAATTTGTGCAGGGCACCGATGCAGCGGGCATTTTTACTGGTGCAGACAGGGCTTCAGCCAGTGTCCGTTTTGTGCTTTCGGATAAGTTAAGTCCTCACCTGACCATGAAGCAGGGAGAGTTTTCCTTACGGGACTGGCTGGCCAATCCCAGGGGAGGCAATCTCTATATTACATGGAGTGAGAGCATGCGTTCTTCACTCAAACCGCTTATCTCGTGTTGGACAGATATTATTTTCTCATCAGTATTGGCAGAAGAGTCTGATCTTAAACGTCGTATCTGGGTTTTTCTGGATGAACTGGAGAGCCTTTCAAAGCTTTCGACACTTGGGGATGCCCTCACGAAGGGGCGTAAAAAAGGGTTGTGTATTGTTACCGGTTATCAGTCCTATACCCAGATAGAAGAGGTCTATGGAGAAAAGGCTGCCGAAACCATGTTGGCCAACCACAGGACATCAGTTGTGCTGGCAGGTGGCCGTATGGGGCAGAAGACGGTTGAGAAGATGGCGCACTCCATTGGCCAGCATGAGATTATGCGCAAGAAGAAGGGCAAAAGTGCCAGAGCGGGTTTTGGCTCTGGGGTCAGTGCCAGTGAGAACGAGGATATAAGAACGGAGCTGGTTGTGCTTCCTTCTGAAATCATGGCTTTACCTAACCTGCACGGTTATCTGGCCTTTCCGGGGAGTTTTCCTGTTGGAAAGTTTAAACTCACCCCAATAACCTACATCAGAAAGCAGCCAGTCCCCGGTATCCTCAAGAAAAAAGAGGAGGCTATTGTCTGA
- the mobF gene encoding MobF family relaxase — translation MVANVTVLTRSGDGDQKLAHYYANGVDDYYASEGLAMEWQGRGAEALGLSGEVDSRRFRELLNGRVDQDNLIERKRTEKERLGVDVTFSAPKGVTLQALVYGDRDIIAAHDRAVQVAMEEAETLAQARKTIARKTGIEDTGNLTIAKFRHETSRAQEPQLHTHAVIVNMTQRRDGKWRALHNEAIIKSQAYLGNVYKSVLARELEKMGYSLRYDGKTGTFDMAHFSREQIEAFSSRSEQIVNHLREQGLDRETASSAEKDRAALMTRERKEKIDRDVLFDKWQIAAKEAGLDQSFVKGKQAGEGSILQAFKLETMKSHHADEAVKHAVESLTERQAIIRKGQVIDAALRFSFGKLTVGDITEAYKRASGSGGYIVTGAYRYKAINTEDAVQKTRQDWLAFLKDHGKGEQEAKSLFENGVREGRLRLADVQITTRQAVAWEKDILTREKSSRGAVKTGITEQAIDKFLQTKTLSDEQAHAVKAIAQQENRFIGVHGYAGVGKSYMTVSARELLESQGYHVTSLAPYGSQKKALEAEGINARTVASFLAAKDRRIGEKSVVFIDEAGVIPARQMQQVMEVIEAHGAKAVFLGDTAQTKAVEAGRPFDQLIAEGMQTTYVSRIQRQKDEVLLQAVQYSAEGKTKESLATIEKDIHEIKNNSERYSRIVKDYTSLSSKERDQTLIVTGTNESRHAINGQVREELGLAGKGEKLVTLNRLDTTQAERRWSQFYSVGSIIQQEVDDSRTGLRKGEAYEVVNNGDGKNQLRVKHIHTGEEVTFSPARARQLSVYEKREVELSAGDRVRITRNEHEQNMANGDIFRVTSLGKGRIELEEVGNIRKRVVHASTQPLFVSHAYATTIHSSQGLTSERVLVNIETQSRTTTKEVYYVGISRARHKASIYTNDRQKLPEAIARPTYKTAAMELKKEKQGKEKPQKRVERKREL, via the coding sequence ATGGTCGCCAATGTGACGGTTTTAACCCGGAGTGGTGATGGCGACCAGAAGCTGGCCCATTACTATGCCAATGGGGTGGATGATTACTACGCATCAGAAGGGCTTGCCATGGAATGGCAGGGGAGAGGTGCCGAAGCTCTTGGCCTTTCAGGCGAGGTCGATAGCAGGCGTTTTCGGGAACTGCTGAACGGTCGGGTTGATCAGGATAACCTCATAGAGCGTAAGAGAACAGAGAAGGAACGGTTAGGAGTGGATGTTACCTTTTCGGCACCAAAGGGTGTGACCTTGCAGGCTCTGGTGTATGGTGACAGGGATATTATCGCAGCTCATGACAGGGCCGTTCAGGTGGCGATGGAAGAAGCCGAAACACTGGCACAGGCCAGAAAGACCATAGCCCGCAAGACTGGAATAGAAGATACGGGGAATCTGACCATTGCCAAATTCCGCCATGAAACAAGCCGGGCCCAGGAACCACAGCTTCATACTCACGCTGTTATTGTGAACATGACCCAGAGGCGGGATGGGAAGTGGCGGGCACTGCATAATGAGGCGATTATCAAGTCGCAGGCTTATCTGGGGAATGTCTACAAGTCTGTTCTGGCTCGTGAACTGGAGAAGATGGGGTATAGCCTGCGTTATGATGGCAAGACTGGCACATTTGATATGGCCCATTTTAGCCGCGAACAGATCGAAGCCTTTTCCAGCCGTAGTGAGCAGATTGTAAACCACCTCAGGGAGCAGGGGCTGGACCGGGAGACAGCCAGTAGTGCAGAGAAAGACAGGGCTGCTCTTATGACGCGTGAGCGCAAGGAAAAGATCGATCGTGATGTTTTGTTCGATAAATGGCAAATCGCAGCAAAGGAAGCAGGGCTTGACCAGAGTTTTGTCAAAGGCAAACAGGCAGGAGAGGGTTCCATTTTACAGGCCTTTAAACTAGAGACCATGAAGAGCCATCATGCGGATGAAGCGGTTAAACATGCTGTAGAGAGTTTAACAGAGCGTCAGGCCATTATCCGTAAGGGGCAGGTAATTGATGCTGCCCTAAGGTTCAGCTTTGGCAAGCTGACCGTAGGCGATATCACCGAGGCCTATAAGCGCGCTTCTGGCAGTGGGGGCTATATTGTCACGGGTGCTTATCGGTATAAGGCGATCAATACAGAAGATGCGGTGCAGAAGACAAGGCAGGACTGGCTGGCTTTTCTCAAGGATCATGGCAAGGGAGAGCAGGAGGCAAAGAGCCTGTTTGAAAATGGGGTTAGGGAAGGCAGGCTTCGTCTGGCTGATGTGCAGATTACCACGAGGCAGGCTGTTGCATGGGAGAAGGACATTCTCACCCGTGAGAAATCATCACGTGGGGCGGTAAAAACAGGGATTACTGAGCAGGCAATAGACAAATTTCTGCAAACAAAAACCCTGTCTGATGAACAGGCCCATGCAGTAAAGGCTATTGCTCAACAGGAAAACCGTTTTATTGGGGTTCATGGTTATGCAGGTGTGGGGAAGTCCTATATGACCGTATCGGCCAGGGAGCTGTTAGAAAGTCAGGGCTACCATGTGACCAGCCTTGCGCCCTATGGTTCCCAGAAGAAGGCCTTGGAGGCAGAAGGGATTAATGCCCGCACTGTGGCAAGTTTTCTGGCGGCAAAGGACAGGCGCATTGGGGAAAAGTCCGTTGTCTTTATCGATGAGGCAGGGGTTATCCCCGCACGCCAGATGCAACAGGTGATGGAAGTCATCGAAGCCCATGGGGCAAAGGCCGTGTTTTTAGGAGATACTGCCCAGACCAAGGCTGTTGAAGCAGGGCGACCCTTTGATCAGCTGATTGCGGAAGGGATGCAGACGACCTATGTGTCCAGAATCCAGAGGCAGAAGGATGAAGTTCTTTTGCAGGCGGTGCAATATTCCGCTGAAGGCAAGACGAAAGAAAGTCTTGCGACTATAGAAAAGGATATTCACGAGATCAAAAATAACAGTGAACGCTATAGCCGGATTGTTAAGGACTATACCAGCCTGTCTTCCAAAGAGCGGGATCAGACCCTGATTGTAACCGGCACCAATGAGAGCCGCCATGCTATTAACGGTCAGGTCAGGGAAGAGCTGGGGCTGGCTGGTAAAGGGGAAAAGCTGGTGACCCTCAACAGGCTGGATACCACACAGGCCGAACGGCGGTGGAGCCAGTTTTATAGTGTTGGTTCTATCATTCAGCAGGAGGTGGATGACTCCAGAACGGGCCTAAGAAAAGGAGAGGCCTATGAGGTCGTTAATAATGGGGATGGGAAAAATCAGTTGAGGGTTAAACATATCCATACAGGTGAAGAGGTGACCTTCTCACCAGCACGAGCAAGGCAGCTCTCTGTTTATGAGAAAAGGGAAGTGGAGCTTTCCGCAGGCGACAGGGTCAGGATCACCCGCAACGAGCATGAGCAGAACATGGCCAATGGCGACATCTTCCGTGTGACTTCACTGGGGAAAGGCAGGATTGAACTCGAAGAGGTTGGCAATATCAGAAAGAGGGTCGTCCATGCCAGCACACAACCGCTCTTTGTCTCCCATGCCTATGCCACCACCATTCATAGCAGTCAGGGGCTAACCTCGGAGCGTGTGCTGGTTAATATTGAAACTCAGTCCCGCACTACAACCAAAGAGGTCTATTATGTGGGTATTTCACGGGCAAGGCACAAAGCCAGCATCTACACCAACGACCGCCAGAAACTCCCCGAAGCCATCGCCCGTCCCACCTATAAAACCGCAGCCATGGAGCTGAAGAAAGAAAAGCAGGGAAAAGAGAAGCCACAGAAGAGAGTAGAGAGAAAGAGAGAACTTTAA
- a CDS encoding glycosyltransferase family 2 protein — translation MISMLTIRCIMMEKNELTLLEPWILYHSSLFGFENLTIIDNGSTCPEIHTLLDYYEKKGCCILRTFTTKQDFIDKGKIVKNIIQEWDKNNDHYDFAIPLDCDEFLAFFGNNILLEKEDIINQFQYLLNYDGTFLLHRILLNDPTHTGFLNHKLLENLFSGQIQLLI, via the coding sequence ATGATTTCTATGCTTACTATCCGATGTATTATGATGGAAAAGAATGAACTGACCTTACTCGAGCCTTGGATACTTTACCATAGCTCCTTATTTGGGTTTGAAAATCTAACTATTATTGACAACGGATCAACATGTCCAGAAATTCACACCTTACTAGACTACTATGAAAAAAAAGGTTGCTGCATTCTACGAACCTTCACAACAAAACAAGATTTTATCGATAAAGGAAAGATTGTTAAAAACATCATTCAGGAATGGGATAAAAATAATGATCATTATGATTTTGCCATTCCTTTAGACTGTGACGAATTTCTTGCATTCTTTGGAAATAATATCCTCCTTGAAAAGGAGGATATTATTAACCAATTCCAATATCTACTCAATTATGATGGAACGTTTTTATTACACCGTATTCTTCTAAACGATCCTACCCATACTGGTTTTTTAAACCATAAATTATTAGAAAATCTTTTTTCAGGCCAAATACAATTGTTAATTTAG
- a CDS encoding circularly permuted type 2 ATP-grasp protein codes for MKIFDEMFFQDSQVRLPYQYFQDWFNNQVPELLQKKSLDAENVFRKTGITFAVYGNEQASERLIPFDIVPRIISGQEWRLLEQGIEQRVIALNAFLDDIYHRQEIIRAGRIPKEIIIHNSVFLPEMMGFRPPGNIYTHIIGIDIVRTSENEFFVLEDNARTPSGVSYMLENRETMLQLFPELFHRIRVRSVENYPQLLRQSLIKTAPPSCLSSPTIAVLTPGVYNSAYYEHAFLAEQMGAELVEGTDMRVIDGHVTMRTTEGYKVVDIIYRRVDDAYLDPLTFNPHSVLGIAGLMDVYKAGKVTIANAPGTGIADDKAIYSYMPDIIEFYTGRKAILRNVPTWRCAESESLAYVIDHIHELVVKEVHGSGGYGMLIGPASTKKQREEFIAKLKHKPNNYIAQPTLAISTCPILTDNGLAPRHVDLRPFVLVSDQVRITPGGLTRVALKEGSLVVNSSQGGGTKDTWVLND; via the coding sequence ATGAAGATATTTGATGAAATGTTCTTTCAAGATTCCCAAGTCAGGTTACCTTACCAGTATTTTCAGGATTGGTTTAACAACCAGGTGCCAGAATTATTGCAGAAAAAATCCTTAGATGCGGAAAATGTTTTTCGCAAGACAGGCATAACGTTTGCTGTTTATGGTAATGAACAGGCCTCAGAGAGGCTTATACCTTTTGATATTGTTCCTCGTATTATTTCAGGGCAAGAATGGAGATTGCTCGAACAGGGTATTGAGCAGCGTGTTATTGCACTGAATGCTTTTCTTGATGATATCTACCATCGTCAAGAAATTATACGAGCTGGACGTATTCCTAAGGAAATTATCATTCATAATTCCGTATTTTTGCCTGAAATGATGGGATTTAGACCTCCTGGAAATATCTATACTCATATCATCGGGATAGATATTGTCAGAACTTCTGAAAACGAGTTTTTTGTGCTTGAAGATAATGCCAGAACACCTTCTGGCGTTTCTTACATGCTGGAAAACCGTGAAACCATGTTACAACTCTTCCCTGAACTCTTTCATAGGATACGTGTTAGGTCAGTAGAAAATTATCCGCAGCTTTTACGTCAGTCCCTCATCAAGACAGCTCCTCCAAGTTGCTTATCTTCTCCAACTATAGCTGTTCTTACCCCAGGTGTTTATAACTCTGCTTATTATGAGCACGCTTTTCTTGCAGAGCAGATGGGGGCTGAGCTTGTGGAAGGAACTGATATGCGTGTTATTGATGGCCATGTGACAATGCGCACAACAGAAGGCTATAAGGTTGTTGATATTATTTATAGACGTGTTGATGATGCTTACTTGGATCCACTGACTTTTAATCCGCATTCCGTATTAGGCATTGCTGGGCTTATGGATGTCTATAAAGCTGGTAAGGTTACCATCGCTAATGCTCCGGGTACAGGCATAGCTGATGATAAGGCTATTTATTCCTATATGCCAGATATCATAGAATTCTATACCGGACGTAAGGCCATATTACGGAATGTTCCGACGTGGAGGTGTGCCGAATCAGAAAGCCTTGCCTATGTTATTGATCATATCCATGAGCTGGTAGTGAAAGAAGTGCATGGCTCTGGTGGGTATGGTATGCTTATTGGCCCCGCATCGACTAAAAAACAGCGAGAAGAATTTATTGCTAAGCTCAAACATAAACCCAACAATTATATTGCCCAGCCAACACTTGCCATATCAACCTGTCCTATCTTGACCGATAATGGGCTTGCGCCTCGACATGTTGATTTAAGACCTTTTGTGCTTGTTTCAGACCAAGTTCGCATTACACCCGGTGGTCTCACTCGTGTTGCTCTTAAAGAAGGATCTCTGGTTGTTAATTCTAGCCAGGGTGGTGGAACAAAAGATACATGGGTATTAAACGACTAG
- a CDS encoding alpha-E domain-containing protein yields the protein MLLGRTANGLYWMSRYIERAENMARLIDAGLRMALTKTSNAPEEWSSVVTSSGANADFRKIYDNYNAITVSDYILKNPLNPSSVLSCLESARTNARMVRTALTREAWESINETWINFKSYLGHSSIPENDLPDLLATIKKETSLVRGIISGTMMRNEIYNFIKTSTYIERADNTARILDVKYYVLLPTIANVGTNLDNYQWESILRSVSAHRSYRWVYEGDYKPSHIADFLILNQRMPRSLNFCYHHIVQNLRYLGKEYHQEHQCHITAETQLKCFSDITINNVFDFGLHEFLNSFIAKNNQLNNEIAQAYNFV from the coding sequence ATGTTATTAGGTAGAACAGCCAATGGTCTCTATTGGATGAGCCGTTATATTGAACGTGCTGAAAATATGGCCCGCCTTATTGACGCCGGATTACGTATGGCTCTTACTAAAACATCTAATGCTCCGGAGGAATGGTCTTCTGTCGTTACGAGCTCTGGTGCAAATGCAGATTTTAGGAAAATTTATGATAATTATAACGCGATCACTGTCTCTGATTACATATTAAAAAACCCTCTTAATCCTTCTAGTGTCTTAAGTTGCCTAGAATCTGCGCGTACTAATGCTCGTATGGTCCGTACGGCCCTAACACGAGAGGCATGGGAAAGTATTAATGAAACATGGATAAATTTTAAATCTTATTTAGGTCACTCTTCTATACCGGAAAATGATCTTCCTGATCTTCTTGCAACCATTAAGAAAGAAACCTCACTTGTCCGAGGGATAATCAGCGGAACAATGATGAGAAACGAAATTTATAATTTTATAAAAACCAGCACTTATATTGAACGCGCTGATAACACTGCTCGTATTCTGGATGTAAAATATTACGTTTTACTGCCGACTATTGCCAATGTTGGCACAAACCTAGATAATTATCAGTGGGAGTCTATTTTACGTTCTGTTTCTGCTCACAGATCTTACCGATGGGTGTATGAAGGAGATTACAAACCAAGCCATATTGCAGATTTTCTTATTCTTAATCAGCGTATGCCTCGCTCTCTTAACTTTTGCTATCATCATATTGTGCAGAATCTTCGCTACCTTGGTAAGGAATATCATCAGGAACATCAGTGTCATATAACGGCAGAAACGCAACTAAAATGTTTTTCTGATATTACAATCAATAACGTCTTTGATTTTGGATTACATGAGTTCCTTAACAGTTTTATTGCAAAAAATAACCAGCTTAACAATGAAATCGCACAAGCCTATAATTTTGTCTGA